One stretch of Lysobacter sp. KIS68-7 DNA includes these proteins:
- a CDS encoding fumarate hydratase has protein sequence MSIRQEDLIQSVADALQYISYYHPVDYIRNLAAAYEREESPAAKDAIAQILINSRMCAEGHRPICQDTGIVTVFLTIGMDVRWDDASMGVEDMVHEGVRRAYNHPDNKLRASVLADPAGKRTNTKDNTPGVVNVKVVPGNTVEVIVAAKGGGSEAKSKFAMLNPSDSIVDWVLKTVPTMGAGWCPPGMLGIGIGGTAEKAMLLAKEALMEPIDIVELQARGASNRAEELRLELYEKVNALGIGAQGLGGLTTVLDIKVKDYPTHAANLPVAMIPNCAATRHAHFVLDGSGAVMLDPPSLEDWPKLTYDSSKGRRVDLDTLTKEDVASWKPGEVLLLNGRLLTGRDAAHKRMVDMLNKGEALPVDLKGRFIYYVGPVDPVRDEVVGPAGPTTATRMDKFTEQVLAQTGLLGMVGKAERGPAAIEAIRKHGSAYLMAVGGAAYLVSKAIKAAKVVAFADLGMEAIYEFTVQDMPVTVAVDSTGSSVHETGPREWAARIGKIPVVVA, from the coding sequence GTGTCGATCCGCCAGGAAGACCTGATCCAGTCGGTGGCCGACGCACTGCAGTACATCTCGTACTACCACCCCGTCGACTACATCCGGAACCTCGCCGCCGCCTATGAGCGCGAAGAGAGCCCGGCGGCGAAGGACGCCATCGCGCAGATCCTGATCAATTCGCGCATGTGCGCCGAAGGCCATCGCCCGATCTGCCAGGACACGGGCATCGTCACGGTGTTCCTCACCATCGGCATGGACGTGCGCTGGGACGACGCCTCGATGGGCGTGGAGGACATGGTCCATGAAGGCGTGCGCCGCGCCTACAACCATCCCGACAACAAGCTGCGCGCCAGCGTGCTCGCCGATCCCGCGGGCAAGCGCACCAACACGAAGGACAACACGCCCGGCGTGGTCAACGTGAAGGTCGTGCCGGGCAACACGGTCGAAGTGATCGTCGCGGCGAAGGGCGGTGGTTCGGAAGCCAAGTCGAAGTTCGCGATGCTCAACCCCTCCGACTCCATCGTCGACTGGGTGCTCAAGACCGTGCCGACCATGGGCGCGGGCTGGTGCCCGCCGGGCATGCTCGGCATCGGCATCGGCGGCACCGCCGAGAAGGCGATGCTGCTGGCGAAGGAAGCGCTGATGGAGCCGATCGACATCGTCGAGCTGCAGGCGCGCGGTGCGTCCAATCGTGCCGAGGAATTGCGCCTGGAGCTGTACGAAAAGGTCAACGCGCTCGGCATCGGGGCGCAGGGCCTGGGCGGCCTGACCACGGTGCTCGACATCAAGGTCAAGGATTACCCGACGCACGCGGCGAACCTGCCGGTCGCGATGATCCCCAACTGCGCCGCCACGCGCCACGCGCACTTCGTGCTCGACGGCAGCGGCGCGGTGATGCTGGATCCGCCCTCGCTCGAGGACTGGCCGAAGCTCACCTACGATTCGAGCAAGGGCCGTCGCGTCGACCTGGACACGCTGACGAAGGAAGACGTCGCCTCCTGGAAGCCGGGCGAAGTGCTGTTGCTCAACGGCAGGCTGCTCACCGGCCGCGATGCCGCGCACAAGCGCATGGTCGACATGTTGAACAAGGGCGAGGCACTGCCCGTCGACCTGAAGGGACGTTTCATCTACTACGTCGGCCCCGTCGATCCGGTGCGCGATGAAGTCGTCGGCCCCGCGGGTCCGACCACCGCCACGCGCATGGACAAGTTCACCGAACAGGTGCTCGCGCAGACCGGCCTGCTGGGCATGGTCGGCAAGGCCGAGCGCGGTCCGGCGGCGATCGAGGCCATCCGCAAGCACGGTTCGGCCTACCTCATGGCGGTCGGTGGTGCGGCCTATCTCGTGTCGAAGGCCATCAAGGCCGCCAAGGTCGTCGCCTTCGCCGACCTCGGCATGGAAGCCATCTATGAATTCACCGTGCAGGACATGCCCGTGACCGTCGCGGTGGATTCCACCGGCAGCTCGGTGCACGAGACCGGCCCGCGCGAGTGGGCGGCCCGCATCGGGAAAATCCCGGTGGTGGTCGCTTGA
- a CDS encoding sigma-70 family RNA polymerase sigma factor, translating into MLTSAVTEWTPAAPVLTPPAEDVDGPLVRSAGAGDAIAFEALYRRHSGRVHGVILRLVGGNAGRAEDLTQEAFVRAWQALPGYRFESAFSTWLHRLAVNTALMELRSRRSRPQASDDEDALDSIGTLDSAGHVTALTMDLERAVATLPPRARAVLVLHDVEGWKHEEIAAELGMAVGSSKAQLHRARGLLRTRLGGSHDA; encoded by the coding sequence ATGCTGACCTCCGCCGTGACCGAATGGACACCTGCCGCGCCAGTCCTGACCCCTCCCGCCGAGGATGTCGACGGGCCGCTCGTTCGTTCCGCGGGCGCCGGCGACGCGATCGCCTTCGAGGCGCTCTACCGTCGCCATAGCGGTCGCGTGCATGGCGTGATCCTCCGCCTCGTCGGCGGCAACGCCGGCCGCGCGGAGGACCTGACCCAGGAAGCCTTCGTGCGCGCTTGGCAGGCCCTGCCCGGGTATCGCTTCGAAAGTGCGTTCTCGACCTGGCTGCACCGGCTCGCGGTGAACACCGCGCTGATGGAACTGCGCTCGCGGCGCAGCCGCCCGCAGGCAAGCGACGACGAGGACGCCCTGGATTCGATCGGCACGCTGGATTCGGCGGGCCACGTGACCGCACTGACGATGGACCTGGAGCGCGCGGTCGCCACCCTGCCCCCGCGGGCGCGTGCGGTCCTGGTGCTGCACGACGTGGAAGGTTGGAAACACGAGGAGATCGCCGCCGAACTCGGCATGGCGGTCGGCAGTTCGAAGGCCCAGTTGCATCGCGCGCGCGGATTGCTGCGCACGCGGCTTGGAGGTTCCCATGACGCATGA
- a CDS encoding DUF4097 family beta strand repeat-containing protein, translated as MTRKLLTLSLLAALVAAPTAWAATPINQSRPLDARGHVEIDNVKGSIQVRTWDKPEVHIGGSLGKGVEKLVVEGDENDLVIRVEYPKRDSGFGRDEKTEPTDLIINVPVLAGLEIDAVSATVDVVGVAGESLEIDSVSGDVTVAAAPREAHIESVSGDLQLTLNTKEVSASTVSGDLRLKGKLNGEMSVETVSGNIEAESNGLRLRRISASTVSGDVTVRAGLADGGELKAESVSGDLHLRMPKDTSARASGETFSGDLKAPGVTIQRPKYGPGASFEHRFGTGNGQIRIETFSGDAELVFE; from the coding sequence ATGACCCGCAAGCTGCTCACCCTCTCCCTCCTGGCCGCCCTGGTGGCCGCACCGACGGCGTGGGCCGCCACGCCGATCAACCAGTCCCGCCCGCTCGACGCGCGCGGCCACGTGGAAATCGACAACGTGAAGGGCAGCATCCAGGTCCGCACGTGGGATAAACCCGAAGTCCACATCGGCGGCAGCCTCGGCAAGGGCGTGGAAAAACTCGTCGTCGAAGGCGACGAGAACGACCTGGTCATCCGCGTCGAATACCCGAAGCGCGACAGCGGCTTCGGCCGCGACGAGAAGACCGAGCCGACCGACCTGATCATCAACGTGCCGGTGCTCGCGGGCCTGGAGATCGACGCGGTGTCGGCGACGGTGGATGTCGTCGGCGTGGCCGGCGAATCGCTGGAGATCGACAGCGTCAGCGGCGACGTCACCGTCGCGGCGGCGCCGCGCGAGGCGCACATCGAAAGCGTCAGCGGCGACCTGCAGCTCACGCTCAACACGAAGGAGGTCTCGGCCTCCACGGTGAGCGGCGACCTGCGCCTGAAGGGCAAGCTCAACGGCGAGATGTCGGTGGAGACGGTGTCCGGCAACATCGAAGCCGAAAGCAATGGCCTGCGCCTGCGCCGCATCTCGGCCTCCACGGTCTCCGGCGACGTCACCGTGCGCGCCGGCCTGGCCGATGGCGGCGAACTCAAAGCCGAGTCGGTGAGCGGCGACCTGCACCTGCGCATGCCGAAGGACACCTCGGCCCGCGCCAGCGGCGAAACCTTCAGCGGCGACCTCAAGGCGCCCGGTGTGACGATCCAGCGTCCGAAGTACGGCCCCGGCGCGAGCTTCGAGCATCGCTTCGGCACCGGCAACGGGCAGATCCGCATCGAAACCTTCTCGGGCGACGCCGAACTCGTTTTTGAATAA
- a CDS encoding ABC transporter ATP-binding protein: MAEPARTANPSLRERVGALRNLPPFLREIWGTSRTLTLVSLGLRMVRALLPIATLYVGKLIIDEAVRLVGRGLGFDAFLDAWHSGALDHLVVLLLAEFSLAILSDLLGRIVSYADAVLSEMFTNATSVRLMEHAATLDLEDFEDPDLQDRLDRARRQTMGRMNLLSQLFGQAQDAVTVVSFAAGLLIYAPWLIALLAVALVPAFVGESHFNALNYSLNFQWTPERRQLEYLRQMGASVETAKEVKIFDLHKYFIARYRTLAKQFLDANRSLARRRAVWGTLLAALGTFAYYLAYAYIAWRTVRGDFSIGDLTFLAGSFRRLRQLLEGLLVGFSQVAGQALYLDDLYSFFEIVPEIRSKPDAVPIPRPIARGFVFENVGFRYPDAERWALRNLDFELRAGEVLALVGENGAGKTTLVKLLARLYEPDEGRILLDGRDLRDYSLEDLRANIGVIFQDFVRYHLTVAENIGVGQISAMDDRTRIEGAARRAFADEVVDTLPNRYDQVIGRRFKSGVDLSGGQWQKIAIARAYMRDAQVMILDEPTAALDARSEFEVFQRFKELSAGRTAVLISHRFSSVRMADRILVLAEGRLEASGTHEALLAQGGRYAELFELQAAGYR; the protein is encoded by the coding sequence ATGGCAGAGCCGGCCCGCACCGCGAACCCCTCCCTGCGCGAACGCGTCGGCGCGCTGCGCAACCTGCCGCCGTTCCTGCGCGAGATCTGGGGAACCAGCCGCACGCTCACGTTGGTGAGCCTCGGCCTGCGCATGGTGCGTGCGCTGTTGCCGATCGCCACCTTGTACGTGGGCAAGCTGATCATCGACGAAGCCGTGCGCCTGGTCGGCCGCGGCCTGGGCTTCGATGCCTTCCTCGATGCCTGGCACAGCGGCGCGCTCGACCACCTGGTCGTGTTGCTGCTCGCCGAGTTCTCGCTGGCGATCCTCTCCGACCTGCTCGGCCGCATCGTGAGCTACGCCGACGCGGTGCTCTCGGAGATGTTCACCAACGCGACCAGCGTGCGCCTGATGGAACACGCAGCGACGCTCGACCTGGAAGACTTCGAGGATCCCGACCTGCAGGACCGGCTCGACCGCGCGCGCCGGCAAACGATGGGGCGCATGAACCTGCTCAGCCAGTTGTTCGGGCAGGCGCAGGACGCAGTGACGGTCGTCAGCTTCGCCGCCGGCCTGCTCATCTATGCGCCGTGGCTGATCGCCTTGCTCGCGGTGGCGCTGGTGCCCGCGTTCGTCGGCGAGTCGCACTTCAACGCGCTGAACTACTCGCTCAACTTCCAGTGGACGCCGGAGCGCCGGCAGCTCGAATACCTGCGCCAGATGGGCGCGAGCGTCGAGACCGCGAAGGAAGTGAAGATCTTCGACCTGCACAAGTACTTCATCGCGCGCTACCGCACGCTGGCCAAGCAGTTCCTGGATGCCAACCGCAGCCTCGCGCGGCGTCGCGCGGTGTGGGGCACGTTGCTCGCCGCGCTGGGCACCTTCGCGTATTACCTAGCGTATGCGTACATCGCGTGGCGCACGGTGCGCGGCGATTTCAGCATCGGCGACCTGACCTTCCTCGCCGGCAGCTTCCGGAGGCTGCGGCAGTTGCTCGAAGGCTTGCTCGTCGGGTTCTCGCAGGTCGCGGGGCAGGCCCTCTACCTCGACGATCTGTATTCGTTCTTCGAGATCGTGCCGGAGATCCGATCGAAGCCCGATGCGGTGCCGATCCCGCGCCCCATCGCGCGCGGCTTCGTGTTCGAGAACGTCGGCTTCCGTTATCCCGACGCCGAGCGCTGGGCGCTGCGCAACCTCGATTTCGAACTGCGCGCAGGCGAAGTGCTCGCGCTCGTCGGCGAGAACGGCGCGGGCAAGACCACGCTGGTGAAACTGCTCGCGCGCCTGTACGAGCCGGACGAGGGCCGCATCCTGCTCGACGGCCGCGACCTGCGCGACTACAGCCTGGAAGACCTGCGCGCCAACATCGGCGTGATCTTCCAGGACTTCGTGCGCTACCACCTCACCGTCGCGGAGAACATCGGCGTGGGACAGATCTCCGCAATGGACGACCGCACGCGCATCGAAGGCGCCGCGCGCAGGGCGTTCGCCGATGAAGTCGTCGACACGCTGCCCAATCGTTACGACCAGGTGATCGGCCGGCGCTTCAAGAGCGGCGTGGACCTGTCGGGCGGGCAATGGCAGAAGATCGCGATCGCGCGCGCGTACATGCGCGATGCGCAGGTGATGATCCTCGACGAACCCACGGCGGCGCTCGATGCGCGCAGCGAGTTCGAAGTCTTCCAGCGCTTCAAGGAACTCTCCGCGGGCCGCACCGCGGTGCTGATCTCGCATCGCTTCTCGAGCGTGCGCATGGCCGACCGCATCCTCGTCCTCGCCGAAGGGCGACTGGAGGCCAGCGGCACGCACGAAGCCCTGCTCGCGCAGGGCGGGCGCTATGCGGAACTCTTCGAACTGCAGGCTGCCGGATATCGGTAG
- a CDS encoding PQQ-dependent sugar dehydrogenase gives MKRIGGLALCLMLVSGCSAGEQNAQASAANTPAAPSPAGMRVETIAHGLEHPWAVALMPDGSFLVTERPGRMRRIDAKGTIGPPISGVPTVFAQGQGGLLDVELAPDYATSHRIYFSFAEPGENDTAGTAAAMATLDGNALKDVRVFYRQMPKLDGGNHFGSRIAFDGHGHVFISQGERNHRPTAQKLDMLQGKVVRLNLDGSVPKDNPFVGRKDARPEIWSYGHRNMQGLAIDPRTGTLWESEHGPRGGDEINLPKAGKNYGWPIITYGIDYSGLKISESVGTSAPGMEQPHHYWPVSPGLSGMAFYTGRPGSPWNDSLFLGSLAQSNLIRLSLKGDAIVGEERLLQDLGARIRDVRVGKDGNVYVLTDEDNGKLLRLTPPETK, from the coding sequence ATGAAACGCATTGGTGGATTGGCGCTGTGCCTGATGCTCGTCAGCGGATGCAGCGCCGGCGAACAGAATGCGCAGGCGAGCGCCGCGAACACGCCGGCCGCGCCCTCGCCCGCCGGCATGCGCGTGGAGACCATCGCGCACGGGCTCGAACATCCCTGGGCTGTCGCATTGATGCCCGATGGCAGTTTCCTAGTCACCGAACGCCCGGGGCGCATGCGCCGCATCGATGCAAAGGGCACGATCGGTCCGCCCATCAGCGGCGTGCCCACCGTCTTCGCGCAAGGCCAGGGCGGCCTGCTCGATGTCGAACTCGCACCGGATTACGCCACGTCGCACCGCATCTACTTCAGCTTCGCCGAACCCGGCGAGAACGACACCGCCGGCACCGCGGCCGCGATGGCGACGCTCGATGGCAACGCGTTGAAGGACGTGCGTGTGTTCTACCGCCAGATGCCGAAGCTCGATGGCGGTAACCACTTCGGTTCGCGCATCGCCTTCGACGGACACGGCCACGTGTTCATCAGCCAGGGCGAGCGCAACCATCGGCCGACGGCGCAGAAGCTCGACATGCTGCAGGGCAAGGTCGTCCGCCTGAACCTCGACGGCAGCGTGCCGAAGGACAATCCTTTCGTCGGCCGCAAGGATGCGCGTCCGGAAATCTGGAGCTACGGGCATCGCAACATGCAGGGCCTGGCCATCGATCCGCGCACGGGCACGCTGTGGGAAAGCGAGCATGGGCCGCGCGGCGGCGACGAAATCAATCTTCCGAAGGCAGGCAAGAATTACGGTTGGCCGATCATCACTTACGGCATCGACTACTCGGGTTTGAAGATTTCCGAATCGGTGGGGACGTCGGCGCCGGGGATGGAGCAACCGCATCATTACTGGCCGGTGTCGCCTGGCCTGTCGGGCATGGCGTTCTACACGGGCCGGCCGGGCTCGCCCTGGAACGACAGCCTCTTCCTCGGTTCGCTCGCGCAATCCAACCTGATCCGGCTCTCGCTGAAGGGCGACGCGATCGTCGGCGAAGAGCGCTTGCTGCAGGACCTGGGCGCGCGCATTCGCGACGTGCGCGTCGGCAAGGACGGCAACGTGTACGTGCTGACGGACGAAGACAACGGCAAGCTGCTGCGCCTCACGCCGCCGGAGACGAAGTGA
- a CDS encoding LysR family transcriptional regulator has protein sequence MARDLNDTLVFVKVVEHGSFISAARALRLPKTTVSRKVQDLEQRLGAQLLHRTTRKLGLTEAGNVYYEHCQRIARELDEAESAVGQLQGGPRGWLRITTPYSMGIEWIAPLLSEFHARHPEVRVEMVLNNEPLDLIDKEIDVALRIGNLPDSNLVARRLAVLRTQVYASQRYLERHGEPLHPDDLQHHRTLAMVKQRRNGFGFSWPLHDGTRSTEFRIDPVFVANDPAGLRGALLCGEGLMLANDIMMKPYAEAGYVRRVLPAWNGPEYEMNAVFPRGRVQSPKVRAFVDFLVERLDFDAGFMQQAVCPGSSCSEVGKQAKAVDNAYRLALRKVGETAKPATEEEIEVAEG, from the coding sequence ATGGCCCGCGATCTCAACGACACCCTGGTTTTCGTCAAGGTGGTCGAGCACGGCAGCTTCATTTCCGCAGCGCGCGCATTGCGCCTGCCCAAGACCACGGTCAGCCGCAAGGTGCAGGACCTGGAACAGCGCCTCGGCGCGCAACTGTTGCATCGCACGACCCGCAAGCTCGGGCTCACCGAAGCGGGCAACGTGTACTACGAACATTGCCAGCGCATTGCACGCGAACTGGACGAAGCCGAAAGCGCCGTCGGCCAGTTGCAGGGCGGGCCGCGCGGCTGGTTGCGCATCACGACGCCGTACTCGATGGGCATCGAATGGATCGCGCCGCTGCTGAGCGAGTTCCATGCGCGCCATCCGGAAGTGCGCGTGGAGATGGTGCTCAACAACGAACCGCTGGATCTGATCGACAAGGAAATCGATGTCGCGCTGCGCATCGGCAACCTGCCGGATTCCAACCTCGTCGCGCGCCGCCTGGCGGTGCTGCGCACGCAGGTCTATGCCAGCCAGCGTTACCTCGAGCGCCACGGCGAACCGCTGCATCCCGACGATCTGCAGCACCACCGCACGCTGGCGATGGTGAAGCAGCGGCGCAACGGCTTCGGCTTCTCCTGGCCGCTGCACGACGGCACGCGCAGCACCGAATTCCGCATCGATCCGGTGTTCGTCGCCAACGATCCGGCCGGCCTCCGCGGCGCGCTGCTGTGCGGCGAGGGCCTGATGCTCGCCAACGACATCATGATGAAGCCCTACGCCGAAGCCGGTTACGTGCGTCGCGTGCTGCCGGCCTGGAACGGGCCGGAGTACGAGATGAACGCCGTGTTCCCGCGCGGTCGCGTGCAGTCGCCGAAGGTGCGTGCGTTCGTCGACTTCCTGGTCGAGCGCCTCGACTTCGATGCAGGCTTCATGCAGCAGGCGGTGTGTCCCGGCAGCAGCTGCAGCGAGGTCGGCAAGCAGGCGAAGGCGGTCGACAACGCGTATCGCCTGGCGCTGCGCAAGGTCGGCGAAACGGCCAAGCCGGCGACCGAAGAGGAAATCGAAGTCGCCGAGGGCTGA
- a CDS encoding SDR family oxidoreductase, translated as MKPALLVLGATSAIGRGVVRAAVEAGRPVVAISPDRDGLRALQGSHAHADLSILVAHPGDERSAAALARDIRKLDRPIDGVIAALCTERERGRILDKPASELRDALDANVVAHLAAARHLLPLLVEGQRGGGYILVDGPGASHPWAGYGHRSVGGAALHMLARVLHDEARALSVRLQLLSLDWPVRTRENERHACAQWPSANGVGRRVLAMLDRRDRAPAEAIVHCAGPCSDASDEDDPQTSDSDPRLLTSRCLQDARTLLGSLSRPHSASPLENKEDSHEPPTRR; from the coding sequence GTGAAGCCCGCTCTTCTCGTTCTCGGCGCGACCAGCGCCATCGGCCGCGGCGTGGTCCGCGCGGCGGTCGAAGCTGGTCGGCCCGTCGTCGCGATCTCCCCCGACCGCGACGGGTTGCGCGCATTGCAGGGATCGCATGCGCACGCCGACCTTTCCATCCTCGTCGCGCACCCGGGCGACGAACGCAGCGCCGCGGCCCTGGCCCGCGACATCCGCAAGCTCGACCGTCCGATCGACGGTGTCATCGCCGCGCTATGCACGGAACGCGAGCGCGGCCGCATCCTCGACAAGCCGGCCAGCGAACTGCGCGATGCGCTCGATGCGAACGTCGTGGCACACCTCGCGGCCGCGCGGCACCTGCTGCCGCTGCTGGTCGAAGGCCAGCGTGGCGGCGGTTACATCCTGGTCGACGGCCCCGGTGCATCACACCCGTGGGCCGGTTACGGCCATCGCTCGGTCGGTGGCGCCGCGCTGCACATGCTCGCGCGCGTGCTGCACGACGAAGCGCGCGCCCTGTCGGTCCGCCTGCAGTTGCTCTCGCTCGACTGGCCCGTGCGCACGCGCGAGAACGAACGCCACGCCTGCGCGCAGTGGCCGAGCGCGAACGGCGTCGGTCGCCGCGTGCTCGCGATGCTCGATCGCCGGGACCGCGCGCCGGCCGAAGCCATCGTGCATTGCGCGGGTCCGTGCTCCGACGCAAGCGACGAGGACGACCCACAAACATCGGATAGCGACCCACGCCTGCTGACATCACGCTGTCTGCAGGACGCGCGCACGCTGCTCGGCTCGCTCTCCCGCCCCCATTCCGCCTCCCCCCTCGAGAACAAGGAAGACAGTCATGAACCTCCGACCCGCCGTTGA
- a CDS encoding efflux RND transporter periplasmic adaptor subunit — protein MNLRPAVERTRARHPAPIVVLALAALLPIAIAACSSEAAAPEGMPPPPQVSVAQVLTKEVAQWDEFTGRVAAVETVELRPRVSGYVQQVAYREGQDVRKGDLLFVIDPRPYKAALDQAQANLERARAEQLLAQTQDKRAQTLIDAKAISREEFEIRKAASSQGNAGVRAAEAAVAAARLDLQFTEVRSPIDGRAGRAMVTEGNLAQADATLLTTLVSQDPMYVYFESDEQAFLRYAALARKGERDGVRNPVRVGLADEDGYPHKGTVDFIDNQVDSQTGTIRARAVVANPDRVFTPGLFARVQLQGSGRFKAMLIDDKAVLTDQDRKYVYVLGPHNTAVRKDIVAGRMNDGLRVVESGLAPSDKVIVHGVQKIFMPGMPVTPQTIAMGAPPQPEKVAMK, from the coding sequence ATGAACCTCCGACCCGCCGTTGAACGCACGCGCGCACGGCACCCGGCCCCCATCGTGGTGCTGGCGCTTGCCGCGCTGTTGCCGATCGCCATCGCCGCCTGCTCCAGCGAAGCGGCCGCGCCGGAAGGCATGCCGCCTCCGCCGCAGGTCAGCGTCGCCCAGGTGCTCACCAAGGAAGTGGCCCAGTGGGATGAATTCACCGGCCGCGTGGCCGCGGTGGAAACCGTCGAGCTCCGCCCGCGCGTCAGCGGTTACGTGCAGCAGGTGGCGTATCGCGAAGGCCAGGACGTCCGCAAGGGCGACCTGCTGTTCGTGATCGACCCGCGCCCCTACAAGGCCGCGCTCGACCAGGCGCAGGCCAACCTCGAGCGCGCCCGCGCCGAGCAGTTGCTTGCGCAGACCCAGGACAAGCGCGCACAGACGCTGATCGACGCCAAGGCGATCTCGCGCGAAGAGTTCGAGATCCGCAAGGCCGCCTCCTCGCAGGGCAACGCCGGCGTGCGCGCCGCCGAAGCCGCCGTCGCCGCCGCGCGCCTGGACCTGCAGTTCACCGAAGTGCGTTCGCCCATCGACGGCCGTGCCGGCCGCGCGATGGTGACCGAAGGCAACCTCGCGCAGGCCGACGCCACGCTGCTCACCACGCTCGTCTCGCAGGACCCGATGTACGTGTACTTCGAAAGCGACGAGCAGGCCTTCCTGCGTTACGCCGCGCTCGCGCGCAAGGGCGAACGCGACGGCGTGCGCAACCCGGTGCGCGTCGGCCTCGCCGACGAGGACGGATATCCGCACAAGGGCACGGTCGATTTCATCGACAACCAAGTCGATTCGCAGACCGGCACCATCCGCGCACGCGCCGTCGTCGCCAATCCGGATCGCGTGTTCACGCCGGGCCTGTTCGCACGCGTGCAGTTGCAGGGCAGCGGCCGCTTCAAGGCCATGCTGATCGACGACAAGGCCGTGCTCACCGACCAGGACCGCAAGTACGTCTACGTGCTCGGGCCGCACAACACGGCGGTGCGCAAGGACATCGTGGCCGGCCGGATGAACGACGGACTGCGCGTCGTCGAATCGGGCCTGGCGCCCAGCGACAAGGTCATCGTGCACGGCGTGCAGAAGATCTTCATGCCCGGCATGCCGGTCACGCCGCAGACGATCGCGATGGGTGCGCCGCCGCAGCCGGAAAAGGTCGCCATGAAGTAA